A DNA window from Setaria viridis chromosome 2, Setaria_viridis_v4.0, whole genome shotgun sequence contains the following coding sequences:
- the LOC117846395 gene encoding DEAD-box ATP-dependent RNA helicase 22, with the protein MALHHLRLAPLALLRVAGLPPLASSRLAACHQHQLLLFAPPARPWRLLSPAARPRSLSTAAAEADDTGAGSGDGFFAEESTSWGSLGVSDRLASALRGAGLARPSLVQAACIPHVLTTNDVIVAAETGSGKTHGYLVPLIEKLCSKSSTTEDDNSQNAAPGAHDIVLVLCPNVMLCEQVVRMANSLLDESGEPLKSAAAVCGPKGWPAVHPDILVATPAALLNYLFDYDPEKRRRERFMRNVKFIVFDEADMLLCGSFENQVIRLIHMLRFDEKQLSRAQDSGKEVLPGSDDEYHEDSDSEGAEFSGFDEENEGDLVRNKPVKAENSPVGARRDWRRVRKTYKRSKQYIFVAATLPQSGKKTAGGVLKRMFPDAVWVSGTYLHRHNPRLERRWMEVTADTQVDALLDAVKYGLKNKDHDAPKRTMVFTNTVDAANSVSDILQRVGIPCILYHRESSLEERANNLQSFRDNGGVLVCTDAAARGLDVPNVCHVIQAEFAACAVDFLHRVGRTARAGQSGIVTSLYTEANRDLVRAVRQAEELAQPVERAFSRKRSFRNKLKKQAVQKHEASLA; encoded by the exons ATGGCGCTGCACCACCTCCGCCTAGCGCCGCTCGCGCTCCTTCGCGTCGCGGGCCTCCCGCCTCTCGCCTCCTCCCGTCTCGCCGCGTGCCACCAGCACCAACTCCTCCTCttcgcgccgccggcgcggccgtggCGCCTCCTCTCGCCCGCCGCAAGGCCGCGCTCGCTCTCCACCGCAGCGGCCGAGGCCGATGACACCGGCGCGGGCTCGGGCGACGGCTTCTTCGCGGAGGAGAGCACTTCGTGGGGGTCCCTCGGCGTGTCCGACCGCCTCGCGTCCGCGCTGCGCGGCGCCGGACTCGCGAGGCCTTCCCTTGTCCAG GCAGCCTGTATACCACATGTCCTCACAACGAATGATGTAATTGTTGCCGCAGAGACTGGCAGCGGCAAAACCCATGGTTACCTGGTTCCCTTGATTGAAAAGTTATGCTCCAAATCTTCTACCACAGAAGATGACAATTCCCAGAACGCTGCCCCAGGGGCACATGACATTGTGTTAGTCCTTTGTCCCAATGTCATGCTGTGCGAACAAGTTGTTCGGATGGCTAATTCGTTGCTTGACGAGTCTGGTGAACCACTTAAAAGTGCTGCTGCTGTTTGCGGACCGAAG GGTTGGCCAGCTGTTCATCCAGATATTCTTGTAGCCACTCCAGCTGCTCTCTTAAATTATCTATTTGACTATGACCCTGAAAAGAGGCGAAGAGAGAGATTCATGCGTAATGTAAAATTCATA GTGTTTGATGAGGCAGACATGCTACTTTGTGGAAGTTTTGAGAACCAGGTCATTCGTCTTATCCATATGCTGAGATTTGATGAAAAGCAACTGTCTAGAGCACAAGATTCTGGAAAAGAAGTATTACCTGGGAGTGATGATGAATATCATGAGGATTCAGACTCTGAGGGTGCTGAATTCAGTGGTTTTGATGAGGAAAATGAAGGCGATCTTGTTCGAAATAAACCAGTTAAGGCAGAGAATAGTCCTGTTGGAGCACGTAGGGACTGGAGGAGGGTTAGAAAAACATATAAAAGGAGCAAGCAGTATATCTTTGTTGCTGCCACCCTTCCGCAGAGTGGCAAAAAGACTGCTGGTGGTGTACTGAAGCGTATGTTTCCTGATGCTGTATGGGTTAGTGGAACTTATCTGCACCGCCACAACCCCAG ATTAGAGCGGAGATGGATGGAGGTCACTGCTGATACACAAGTTGATGCTCTTCTAGATGCTGTAAAATATGGCCTAAAGAATAAAGATCATGATGCACCGAAACGCACTATGGTGTTCACAAACACTGTTGATGCTGCCAATTCAGTCTCTGACATATTGCAGCGAGTTGGTATTCCATGCATCTTGTACCATCGTGAGAGTTCATTGGAGGAAAGGGCTAATAATTTGCAATCTTTTCGGGATAATGGTGGTGTGCTTGTATGCACTGATGCTGCTGCCCGTGGGCTCGATGTCCCAAATGTTTGTCATGTCATTCAG GCGGAATTTGCTGCCTGTGCTGTTGATTTTTTGCACCGGGTGGGTCGCACAGCCAGAGCTGGGCAGTCTGGCATAGTGACCAGCCTATACACAGAGGCAAATCGTGATCTTGTAAGAGCAGTCCGTCAAGCAGAGGAGTTGGCCCAGCCAGTG GAGAGAGCGTTTAGTAGGAAAAGGAGCTTCCGTAACAAGTTGAAGAAACAAGCAGTGCAGAAACACGAAGCATCGCTAGCGTGA
- the LOC117843778 gene encoding protein PLASTID REDOX INSENSITIVE 2, chloroplastic, with product MATRAWAASTAALSPPLLTRRSCSRAPSASPARHSAAAGLRLRSRRPRPAKFECRRAKNAGYEDYKFPDPIPEFAEQETSKFREHMAWRLDQKKEDYFGEHVEEIVDICTQILGSFLENDYCGPGTLLVHPFLDMKGEIKERGLPGAPQAARAAIAWAEKNIDKDWKAWTGEY from the exons ATGGCGACGAGGGCGTGGGCAGCCTCAACCGCGGCCTTGAGCCCTCCTCTCCTGACTCGCCGCTCCTGCTCCCGGGCGCCGTCGGCTTCCCCCGCGCGtcactcggcggcggcggggctccggctgcgcagccgccgcccgcggccggcgaAGTTCGAGTGCCGCCGCGCCAAGAACGCCGGGTACGAGGACTACAAGTTCCCGGACCCCATTCCGGAGTTCGCCGAGCAG GAGACGAGCAAGTTCAGGGAGCACATGGCGTGGCGGCTGGATCAGAAGAAGGAGGACTACTTCGGGGAGcacgtcgaggagatcgtcgacatCTGCACCCAG ATCTTAGGGTCCTTCTTGGAAAACGATTACTGCGGACCAGGGACGCTCCTGGTTCACCCATTCCTGGACATGAAGGGCGAGATCAAGGAGAGGGGGCTTCCGGGTGCACCTCAAGCTGCCCGTGCGGCGATCGCCTGGGCTGAAAAGAACATCGACAAGGATTGGAAGGCCTGGACTGGGGAATACTAG
- the LOC117843779 gene encoding succinate dehydrogenase subunit 7, mitochondrial, with amino-acid sequence MAQPAFLSSLRSRLRSAPPPTPHHRLQPSRGYHVELGAREKALLEEDVALKRFKSYKNGVKQVSKIGNVLTLAVVLACSYEIAVVATSTK; translated from the exons ATGGCCCAGCCCGCCTTCCTCTCCTCgctccgctcccgcctccgctcTGCGCCACCACCGACGCCGCACCATCGCCTCCAGCCCAGCCGCGGTTACCACGTCGAGCTCGGCGCTCGCGAGAAAGCG CTTTTGGAGGAGGATGTTGCTTTGAAGAGGTTCAAATCTTACAAGAACGGTGTGAAACAGGTCTCCAAGATTGGGAATGTTCTCACTCTTGCTGTTGTACTTG CCTGCAGCTATGAGATCGCTGTGGTGGCAACTAGCACAAAATGA
- the LOC117843776 gene encoding mitogen-activated protein kinase kinase kinase NPK1 isoform X2, which yields MRRDDAGGGTGLHDLFDSVRRSISFRPGAAAAGPEAPAGPFGAGGGGIGVRISSCIRKSRGMGLLGLITKNPSPPRRMLPPMPDEAGGGSGGGGGGCGGAGEENPPIRWRKGELIGAGAFGQVYLGMNLDSGELLAVKQVLIGTNNATREKAQAHIRELEEEVKLLKNLSHLNIVRYLGTVREEDSLNILLEFVPGGSIQSLLGKLGSFPEPVIKKYTKQILQGLEYLHNNAIIHRDIKGANILVDNKGCIKLADFGASKQVAKLATVTAAKTMKGTPHWMAPEVIVGSGHSFSADIWSVGCTVIEMATGKPPWSQQYQEVALLFHVGTTKSHPPIPEHLSPEAKDFLLKCLQKEPELRSTASDLLKHPFVTGEPDELQPLNHTAQEDSFNEIPAHDMPNGLGLNHSSNWSTMNSNKSSKIKPLWEGSCDDDDMCEFADKDDYPAVGSSYNPMSEPFDNWESKFDMSPEQNSHQSMEFSGLAKHPESSITENDFTFPVEGSCEDDDVLTESKIKAFLEEKALDLKKLQTPLYEEFYNTANAGSCQEADQTSKGKIPVSPKLPPRRKSPPSKTRGGASPTCDNLNNTSPESCSKQFPKSNVVKSSRILREIASPQLNEFGDKVNLDAQDSPSISFAERQRKWKEELDQELERERVMRLAGCGKTPSPSRGPNVKRERHADH from the exons ATGCGACgtgacgacgccggcggcggaaCTGGGCTCCACGACTTGTTCGACTCCGTGCGCCGCTCCATCTCCTtccgccccggcgccgcggccgccggcccggAGGCCCCTGCGGGCCCGTTCGGCGCGGGGGGCGGAGGGATCGGCGTGCGGATCAGCTCCTGCATCCGGAAGTCCCGCGGGATGGGGCTGCTAGGGCTCATCACGAAgaacccctcgccgccgcgccgcatgcTGCCGCCGATGCCCgacgaggcgggcggcggcagcggaggagggggcgggggcTGCGGCGGAGCTGGAGAGGAGAACCCGCCGATCCGGTGGCGGAAGGGGGAGCTTATCGGGGCGGGCGCGTTCGGGCAGGTCTACCTCGGTATGAACCTGGACTCCGGCGAGCTCCTCGCCGTTAAGCAG GTTTTGATCGGCACTAACAACGCGACGCGTGAGAAGGCCCAA GCACATATTAGAGAGCTCGAAGAAGAAGTGAAGCTGCTCAAGAACCTGTCGCACCTCAACATCGTT AGGTATCTTGGGACTGTTCGGGAGGAAGATTCGCTAAATATCTTGCTGGAATTTGTCCCTGGAGGGTCCATTCAATCACTTCTGGGGAAGCTTGGTTCGTTCCCAGAGCCT GTCATTAAGAAATACACTAAGCAAATTTTGCAAGGATTGGAGTATCTGCATAACAATGCGATAATACATAGAGATATAAAG GGTGCAAACATTCTTGTTGATAACAAAGGGTGCATCAAACTTGCTGATTTTGGGGCATCTAAGCAAGTGGCAAAGTTG GCTACTGTAACAGCAGCAAAAACAATGAAAGGTACACCACATTGGATGGCACCTGAAGTCATTGTTGGAAGTGGGCATAGCTT CTCTGCGGATATATGGAGTGTAGGGTGCACAGTCATTGAAATGGCAACTGGCAAACCACCATGGAGCCAGCAGTATCAAGAG GTTGCTCTTCTATTTCATGTTGGAACCACAAAGTCACACCCACCTATACCTGAACATCTCTCTCCAGAGGCCAAAGATTTTCTGCTAAAATGCCTGCAGAA GGAACCGGAGTTGCGTTCTACTGCATCAGACTTATTAAAA CATCCTTTTGTCACTGGAGAACCAGACGAACTGCAGCCACTCAACCACACTGCACAAGAG GACTCTTTTAATGAGATTCCTGCACATGATATGCCAAATGGCTT GGGTTTGAATCATTCTTCCAACTGGTCGACTATGAACTCCAACAAATCATCAAAAATCAAACCCTTATGGGAGGGTAGCTGTGACGATGATGACATGTGTGAGTTTGCTGACAAGGATGACTATCCAGCAGTTGGATCT AGCTATAATCCTATGTCAGAACCATTTGATAACTGGGAAAGCAAGTTTGACATGAGCCCGGAGCAAAATTCTCATCAATCAATGGAATTTAGTGGATTAGCAAAACATCCTGAAAGCAGCATAACTGAGAATGATTTTACTTTCCCTGTTGAGGGAAgttgtgaagatgatgatgTACTTACAGAGTCAAAAATAAAGGCATTTCTTGAGGAGAAG GCTCTTGACCTGAAAAAACTACAAACACCTTTATATGAGGAGTTCTACAACACCGCGAATGCAGGGAGTTGTCAGGAAGCTGATCAAACTTCCAAGGGAAAAATCCCAGTTAGTCCGAAATTGCCCCCTCGAAGAAAGTCACCTCCAAGTAAGACACGAGGAGGTGCATCGCCAACTTGTGATAATTTGAATAATACAAGTCCTGAAAGCTGCAGCAAGCAATTCCCAAAAAGCAATGTGGTGAAGAGCAGCCGAATTTTAAGAGAGATAGCTTCTCCTCAACTCAATGAGTTTGGGGATAAAGTGAATCTTGATGCCCAAGATAGCCCAAG CATCAGCTTTGCCGAAAGGCAGAGAAAGTGGAAAGAAGAGTTGGATCAGGAACTTGAGAGGGAACGAG TGATGAGATTAGCTGGGTGTGGTAAAACACCTTCTCCAAGTAGAGGTCCCAATGTGAAACGGGAACGCCATGCTGACCATTGA
- the LOC117843776 gene encoding mitogen-activated protein kinase kinase kinase NPK1 isoform X1, with product MRRDDAGGGTGLHDLFDSVRRSISFRPGAAAAGPEAPAGPFGAGGGGIGVRISSCIRKSRGMGLLGLITKNPSPPRRMLPPMPDEAGGGSGGGGGGCGGAGEENPPIRWRKGELIGAGAFGQVYLGMNLDSGELLAVKQVLIGTNNATREKAQAHIRELEEEVKLLKNLSHLNIVRYLGTVREEDSLNILLEFVPGGSIQSLLGKLGSFPEPVIKKYTKQILQGLEYLHNNAIIHRDIKGANILVDNKGCIKLADFGASKQVAKLATVTAAKTMKGTPHWMAPEVIVGSGHSFSADIWSVGCTVIEMATGKPPWSQQYQEVALLFHVGTTKSHPPIPEHLSPEAKDFLLKCLQKEPELRSTASDLLKHPFVTGEPDELQPLNHTAQEDSFNEIPAHDMPNGLGLNHSSNWSTMNSNKSSKIKPLWEGSCDDDDMCEFADKDDYPAVGSSYNPMSEPFDNWESKFDMSPEQNSHQSMEFSGLAKHPESSITENDFTFPVEGSCEDDDVLTESKIKAFLEEKALDLKKLQTPLYEEFYNTANAGSCQEADQTSKGKIPVSPKLPPRRKSPPSKTRGGASPTCDNLNNTSPESCSKQFPKSNVVKSSRILREIASPQLNEFGDKVNLDAQDSPRFVCISFAERQRKWKEELDQELERERVMRLAGCGKTPSPSRGPNVKRERHADH from the exons ATGCGACgtgacgacgccggcggcggaaCTGGGCTCCACGACTTGTTCGACTCCGTGCGCCGCTCCATCTCCTtccgccccggcgccgcggccgccggcccggAGGCCCCTGCGGGCCCGTTCGGCGCGGGGGGCGGAGGGATCGGCGTGCGGATCAGCTCCTGCATCCGGAAGTCCCGCGGGATGGGGCTGCTAGGGCTCATCACGAAgaacccctcgccgccgcgccgcatgcTGCCGCCGATGCCCgacgaggcgggcggcggcagcggaggagggggcgggggcTGCGGCGGAGCTGGAGAGGAGAACCCGCCGATCCGGTGGCGGAAGGGGGAGCTTATCGGGGCGGGCGCGTTCGGGCAGGTCTACCTCGGTATGAACCTGGACTCCGGCGAGCTCCTCGCCGTTAAGCAG GTTTTGATCGGCACTAACAACGCGACGCGTGAGAAGGCCCAA GCACATATTAGAGAGCTCGAAGAAGAAGTGAAGCTGCTCAAGAACCTGTCGCACCTCAACATCGTT AGGTATCTTGGGACTGTTCGGGAGGAAGATTCGCTAAATATCTTGCTGGAATTTGTCCCTGGAGGGTCCATTCAATCACTTCTGGGGAAGCTTGGTTCGTTCCCAGAGCCT GTCATTAAGAAATACACTAAGCAAATTTTGCAAGGATTGGAGTATCTGCATAACAATGCGATAATACATAGAGATATAAAG GGTGCAAACATTCTTGTTGATAACAAAGGGTGCATCAAACTTGCTGATTTTGGGGCATCTAAGCAAGTGGCAAAGTTG GCTACTGTAACAGCAGCAAAAACAATGAAAGGTACACCACATTGGATGGCACCTGAAGTCATTGTTGGAAGTGGGCATAGCTT CTCTGCGGATATATGGAGTGTAGGGTGCACAGTCATTGAAATGGCAACTGGCAAACCACCATGGAGCCAGCAGTATCAAGAG GTTGCTCTTCTATTTCATGTTGGAACCACAAAGTCACACCCACCTATACCTGAACATCTCTCTCCAGAGGCCAAAGATTTTCTGCTAAAATGCCTGCAGAA GGAACCGGAGTTGCGTTCTACTGCATCAGACTTATTAAAA CATCCTTTTGTCACTGGAGAACCAGACGAACTGCAGCCACTCAACCACACTGCACAAGAG GACTCTTTTAATGAGATTCCTGCACATGATATGCCAAATGGCTT GGGTTTGAATCATTCTTCCAACTGGTCGACTATGAACTCCAACAAATCATCAAAAATCAAACCCTTATGGGAGGGTAGCTGTGACGATGATGACATGTGTGAGTTTGCTGACAAGGATGACTATCCAGCAGTTGGATCT AGCTATAATCCTATGTCAGAACCATTTGATAACTGGGAAAGCAAGTTTGACATGAGCCCGGAGCAAAATTCTCATCAATCAATGGAATTTAGTGGATTAGCAAAACATCCTGAAAGCAGCATAACTGAGAATGATTTTACTTTCCCTGTTGAGGGAAgttgtgaagatgatgatgTACTTACAGAGTCAAAAATAAAGGCATTTCTTGAGGAGAAG GCTCTTGACCTGAAAAAACTACAAACACCTTTATATGAGGAGTTCTACAACACCGCGAATGCAGGGAGTTGTCAGGAAGCTGATCAAACTTCCAAGGGAAAAATCCCAGTTAGTCCGAAATTGCCCCCTCGAAGAAAGTCACCTCCAAGTAAGACACGAGGAGGTGCATCGCCAACTTGTGATAATTTGAATAATACAAGTCCTGAAAGCTGCAGCAAGCAATTCCCAAAAAGCAATGTGGTGAAGAGCAGCCGAATTTTAAGAGAGATAGCTTCTCCTCAACTCAATGAGTTTGGGGATAAAGTGAATCTTGATGCCCAAGATAGCCCAAGGTTTGTTTG CATCAGCTTTGCCGAAAGGCAGAGAAAGTGGAAAGAAGAGTTGGATCAGGAACTTGAGAGGGAACGAG TGATGAGATTAGCTGGGTGTGGTAAAACACCTTCTCCAAGTAGAGGTCCCAATGTGAAACGGGAACGCCATGCTGACCATTGA